The DNA segment GGGAGGAACCTTCCTCCAATACGATGGCAGCGGCAATCAGACCGACACTCAAGGTAGAAGGCGGCGCGAGATAGTGCAGTTTCTCATTGACGCCCGGCATCACTAAGACTCCGATGCAGCTGAACAGCGCGATGACCACACCGCCGTATATGAGGATGTGAATTATCCATTCCATCACATCCAGCGCTCCAGGAAACGCGCAAACACCATTCCGCCGCCGAATGAGAGCAGCGCCATCATCAGAGCCAGATCGAACAGAAAGCTGCGGTGGTACCCCTCGGCAAGCAGCATCATGATTACTACAGCTAAAACCGTTCCGCACTCCAGGCCCACCAGACGGCTGGCGGCATCCTTCGTGAACGCCACAATCCCGCAGGGGACGAATCCCAGCATCAACAGGAATGCGGTAATGAGCCAGACATTGTTCATTTCGCACCCAGCCGTTTCGCCATTTCAGGCACATCCGATGGCGCGAGCTGGTGCACCAGCATCGAATCTTTTTCCTGGTCGATTCCGATAACAATGGAATTCGGAGGCATCGTCATAAAACCCAACGCGAGGGCACG comes from the Terriglobia bacterium genome and includes:
- a CDS encoding monovalent cation/H(+) antiporter subunit G, coding for MEWIIHILIYGGVVIALFSCIGVLVMPGVNEKLHYLAPPSTLSVGLIAAAIVLEEGSSQATVKAILCALILFITNPVLTHATARAARIRASGHWAVQEKDDRKQAG
- a CDS encoding monovalent cation/H+ antiporter complex subunit F — protein: MNNVWLITAFLLMLGFVPCGIVAFTKDAASRLVGLECGTVLAVVIMMLLAEGYHRSFLFDLALMMALLSFGGGMVFARFLERWM